The genomic region GCGTTCCGGCTCCACGAATGCAGGGGCGATCACCATCGATGCGAGCACGTCGGCGATGTAGTGCTGTCCCGTGGTAATGCAACTCACCGCAATGACCGCTACGTAGGTCCAGCCGATCCAGCGAGGCTTGAAAGCCCGCGCGAGAAAAACCGCCCACAGCACGTGAAAAGAAGGAAACGCAGCAATGGGAGGAAACGCGACGCGCTCCATGCCCAGGATTTGCGTAATCGAGTCGTGACCCAGCAACGGGCGACGCGGAGCGCTGGAAGGAACGAACCAATAGAACGGAAATATCACCGCCATGGACATCCAGCTGGAAATCATGAGCCGGCGGAGATCCCTTCGCGTCCGCACCCACCAGGGCGCCAAGGCAATTACAACGTAGATGCTCTGGTACAAAAGTGCCGTCCAGCCAATGATGGGCAGGCGGTCTTCAAAAGACATACCGAAACTGGTGCCGTGTGAGGCGAGCGTGCTGGTGAACGCGTACAGTGCGAGCCACGGGATAATCACGTAGGGCACAAATCGGACCCGCTCCCAGCTCGATGGAGCCGCCTCCTCATCGGCAGGGAGCAGCCAGGCTGCGCTGCCGAAGCGCCGCGGGATTTCCTGCCATGTCAGTTGCGTAGCCAAGTCACGCTCTCTTAAGAAGTCCTGACCCGGGAATTATCCGGAGGCCCATTAATCGCGCCCAAGTAAGCGCCAAAAGCACTTCGCGAGGACGTACCCCCGTTCTCGGTTGGCCGATGCCGGTGGCTGAGCCGAAAACGCACACTTCCACAAACGTCAATTCAGCCTGTGCTGGCGGCCTAGAATGAAGTTGGCAAGCGGCTCGACCTGCGCTGCCGGCCCGGCCTCGCAATCAGCATCGGTCCACAGCCCGTCGCTTTCCACGTCAGACCGGCTATCCGAATCTTCGAGGATCTGCAGACTGGCCTCGGCCGGAAGCTGATGTAGGTCAATCAGCATTCCAATCACCTGACCCAGTTCTTCGCGAGTTGAAATCCGGTCGTCTGCACCTCTCGCTTGAGAATATGGTTTCATGGCAACACCTCAGCGAACGAAAACTTCTTTTCAAGCTCATCGGCAGTTTTTCAATTCCTGCAACACATCTTTGATATAAAAGCCACTGGCGATGAATTGAGCGCCTTCGTTTGACATGCTCCGCAAAAGCTCTTCGCCACCTTTACCGACGCAAGTGACATTAGTCAGGTCGACCACGCAATGATGGCCTTCGCGGTTTCGGCGCGCCTCTTTCCAGCTTGCTTTCACCTCTGTAACCCAGGGCTCCGCCAAACGGCCTTGCAGAATCCAGCGCAGTTCTTCAGGCGTTTCGGTGATCGTGATCTTCAGCACTGCGACTCCATAGCCTCGCGGTTTGGAGTGAGCACCGCGGATGCCAAATCTTGTTCTATCTCGAGTGGCTGAATCCCTATGAGTTTGGGCGAGATAGGGGAGACGCTTGGATTCATCAAATCACAGTGCCGGTCTGCCGATGCCAGCCAAATGGTAGGTGCCTATTTTTTGGCACGCTGGGCTCCTATGATCGGGCGGGATATCGAGGCGGCTGCCGAAGAGCTTGACGCCCACATATGCACTGCGCATCCGCCGGTACAGGGAATTGAGAAGCCGTCGAACGCAAAATAATACGACGGTCCACCGCGGGCCCTCATTATTAGATCCCTTCAATCCGAGCACCACTTGGCCGAGGTGATAGGACAGCGCCCGGCGGGAAGAGACTGCTTTAC from Terriglobales bacterium harbors:
- a CDS encoding phosphatase PAP2 family protein, with translation MATQLTWQEIPRRFGSAAWLLPADEEAAPSSWERVRFVPYVIIPWLALYAFTSTLASHGTSFGMSFEDRLPIIGWTALLYQSIYVVIALAPWWVRTRRDLRRLMISSWMSMAVIFPFYWFVPSSAPRRPLLGHDSITQILGMERVAFPPIAAFPSFHVLWAVFLARAFKPRWIGWTYVAVIAVSCITTGQHYIADVLASMVIAPAFVEPERTWRILRYLLEWPAKSWQKAPRNSAARS